The stretch of DNA TCCCGGGCCTGGTAGAGCGGTCATGAAAGGAGCACGGCCCTGAGTGTGACCCGTGAGAGCCCGCAGGCCCGGCGCCCCGGGAGCGCTGTCCGGGGCCCCGAGGGCGCGTCCGCGGCAGGACTGCGCCTCGGAGGGGCCGCGCTCCCGCGGGCAGCCGGGCAGCACTGCCCGGGTCCCGGAGCCCCTgcccccggcggcggcggcggcggctgaGGGTCCGGCAGCGGGCAGGCAgggcccggccgagaggggTGAGACGCCCGGGCCTCCCTGCCGTGGATGGTGCGGCGGAGAGCGCACGTCTGGTCCGCCGAGGAGAACCAGACCACGGGTCCTGGGGAGGAAGAGGTGCTGTGGGAAAAGGGGGTGCCCCACTCCTACCTTGGGTCGGTCGAAGGAAGGAGGTCACTTGATCGTCACGGTCGGAGATAAGAAGAGTACTCTCACTCAGCAAAAGCTCAGAAGCAAATGTTGACCCCGTGCAGTGCCCTCATCTGCCTGGGCCCTGCTCCCGAGCGAGAGGAGAGTGCAAAGCCACCTTCTCGCCCGTGCGCCCCCGACAGGGGCTCCTCCGGGCGTGTCTGAGGAGACCCCCACGGACTCTTCTAAATGAGAATTCAGCCACAGGAGCACGGAACCGGGGCGGCTGTGCCTGTGTGAGGGGcggagggagagagggagggaaaacagCCCCCCCGAGTCGGACGCCTTCTCTGTGGGCTCCCCCCGGAAGGAGAGGCGCTACCGACAGTCACCGACCCCTGGTCCCGGAGCACCCAGGATCCCTCCCCGTCCAAAGCACCGTGTTCTGGGCACAGGCACGTTCCCAGAGGGTTACTGTTTGCCCGCTTGGATGGGGAAGGATTTCAGGTTGGAAACAGACGGGAAGAGAGATTTCCCATCGTGGGGAGATGGTGGGGGAGGTGTTTTCGGCGACCCGTTGCACAGGCTTGGGCCAGTCTGGAAAGCCGGGTATGAGGGACCCTCTGCAGGAGACAGACCCGGTCAAACGAAAAGAAGGCTGTGCAGTGTAGAGCAGGGATGGCATACCGATGCGGAGATAACCTCACAGCTCCTTCCCGAGCTAAACGCCTGGCCCGCGCAAGCACTGCCGAGAAATTCTCGTCCAGAAGACGATGGTATTTGGGTAAAACCGAGTAAGACCCTACAAGTCAAACCGAAGGGCCAGCAGacgctgctgctgccaggggaaACTTAGACAGGAACGAACTGAAAGAGTGCTCCACGTTAAAATTAAAGCTCCCGCCGCTTGCATCGGCCGCCCGGCCCACGCGTGGGGTAGAGCCTGCGGGCGGCGCTCCCGGGCGGCGCTGGTCGGCGGGCGCCGACGAGCTCCCGGGCCGTGGCCGCTCCCCGCGTGGGCAGCGCCGTGCTGGGGCCAGCTCCGGTCCCCGAGGCGCTGCCGGAAGCCCCTTCCCAGGGGCGAGGCCGCTTGGCCCGTCCAAACAGCGACGAGATTCCCAAAAACCAGACCCTTGCTGAGTGGTCTTTGTGGGGCCCATCTCTTCCTGACAGCGTTGGTAATACTGTCTCCCCTGGAAGTCCTGCCCCCGCTCCACACACACATATTTCCGTATTTTTTAGGTCAGGTTTTATGTTTGCACCCTTGGCAGCACACACCTGTGGAGCCAAGAGCTGAGACCTTGATCCCATGTAGCCGGGTAAAGCGCAGCTCACCTCAGCTGCGCTTTTCTCCAGGTTGCACAAACAGCTCGCcccgaaaaaaaaaaataaataaacatctgtttagaaaaaaataaagtgtatAGAACCTGGTTCTACTCTAATCAGAGATGGGGAAAGGCGCTGTGGGGCCAGTGCTTCCGTCCTGACTCCTGAAAAACGGATCAGCTAGTCGCACTGGAGAGCTCCTGGCTACTAGACAGCGTCCCGCATCCTAGAAGAGTGCTCCTCTGCTGAGCCTGCTGCAAAGGATACTGATAAATTCCGCTGGACTCGCAGAGCATCCTTCACAGGGCTTCACTACATAAAGGCTCAAGTGCAGGGCAAGGGCAACTACCAAAATACCCGCTTTTTCCTGTGGTCGTGGGCAGAGACGTCTTGACCTTCTTCTTGACTCAAGGGAGGATTTTCTCCGCCAGGGCTGCAACACAGCAACCGGGCTGAAGAGAATTTCCAGCAGCGGCTGGCTCTGACTCGGGCTTGCTGATTATACATCAAGTAGAGAGGCTCTAAGCAGATTAAGAGAGGATCCTGCCTGTGCTCTCACCTCGGGGAGCAGCCTCAGGAGGGAGCTGAGCCCGCCGCCGGACAACAGGAGGCGCTGAGGCTTTGCACAACCCCTGGCTCCCCTCCCCTCCCGAGCAGCGGGCATCCCAGCCGGGGCGGCCCAGGGGTGGCCGGTCTAGAGAGAGGCTTTGCCGGCTCCACGTTTGCTCCGCCCGGTGAAACGCCTCCGCGGTTTGTAGCAGCATCCGATGAGCATGGCCGGCTTTGTGCCTGCCCTTTTTTCCAGGTACGGAGTGACCCAGCATGGGCTGCCCGGCCGTCCCGTCGGGTGTTGCTCCCGCGGGGCTGGGCTCTGGAAAGCGAGGCAGCACCGCCCCGAGGTCACCCAGCGGGGGGGTGCCGACAGCGGGGTCGCTGGGGCAGCTGCACTCCTGCCAGCATCCCCGCATGAGGCTGTGCTGCTACGGGGGAACCGTCCTCCACAGACctcaaatactgaaatgaaCAAGCCAACACCGAAGGATCTCTGTTTTCAGGCTTATACACTGCTTCCATTAGGAAAAGAGAGAGGGTGCATACATGGAGACCgcaattttaatatttcttagaTATTAGATATCCACTTAGATATTCCAATTTCTCTGGGTGTAGTTTGACCATTTGAGAAAGCAGGAGTTTAATCCAGCgcttttaagtattttatttccttcaagaCATATTTTCATATGTTGTTCTCCTCTGCTGATTCcagagttttgtttgtttcgAGGATTTGACTTAATTCTGTtgccagatttaaaaaaaaaaaaaaaaaaaggggtgaggagagaaaaaacaaagaaaggggtagcagaaaatgcatttaaagaaCCAGTTAAAACATATTCGTCGAGGCAGAGATATTCTATATCTCGTCATTTGAATCCTGTGTCTTTATGAGAAACTTTAAAATCCTCTTTGTGAGGGTGACATTTCCCCAGATCACCCGAGAACAAATCACTGTGGAAGCAACTGTGGTCATGCTGAAATAAACACATCAAGCTGAAATTCAGCCCCAGATGTGTATTATAGTTTGTGCGGTATGATATCCAAGCCTTTTTCAAAATCCCAAGAtgctttatttccctttcaaatTTCCACTGTTGGAAAAGTTGTTTGTGTTGTGGGGGAGGGGTTATTATTTGCTGGTTGGTGATGTAGCTTTTTTAGGTTTtgactttttggtttttgttttctactcTGAGGTGATAAAAGTTTTAGTAGCTAGGTGGGAACGAACTCACAAGGGATAGGATAGAGAAACCCAAGAAAAGTCCGTGGTGTTGACATAGGCTCGAAGAGCCGGACAGGGCAGAAATGTTTGATCCGTCTGCAAAGACTGAGAGATTCCCtctataataataaaaaagctttgTCCAATGTCAGTTTGTTTTATCGCTGTTTTTCACCTTTTACCAGCCTGTGTAGATTCCTCTCCCCCCCTGTTCGTTGTGAGAAATCAGGTCAATAAGCAAGAAGTTGGAAATGAGATACCTGCTACCTATTATTGCTGCTCCTGGGTGTCTGGCATCAGAGAAAGCTTCCAAATGAGCCTTCTGGGCTGAAGGCTTTCACAGTAAAGATATAAAATGGTCCTAGTGACTCACCTGATGTTTGCCAAGTGGAGGTTAATATCAGTGGATCCGCATTCAGGCCTCTGTCCGTATTTATTGGGAACCTGTAGTATTATGTCTCAGCACGGTGACTCACATGGTTTCTGAACATAAAGCACCCGAAAAAGCAATATCATTATCACCATCTACACAGGACGGCACTCCGTTTGAAGGGCTAGTTTACTCCGGAGGAAGagggggatggggtggggggagagtTGGGAGGGCTTTGGGGAGCACGGAGCGGAGCCTCCTGCTCGCAGCCCGGAGCGCCTAATCCGATCCCCTGCCCGGAGGGCGATGGGAACGTGGGGCGCCGCGGCAGGGCCTGGAGGTACCTGCGCGGTAACAACTGTGAAGCGAGGAGCGGGAGAGGGGGGGAACCTGCGGACTTCAGGACTCGGGACTTTAAAGCACGTCCCGGCCATCAAGTTGAAGGAGCATCTACTGGACTTTAGTAAATATTGCCTCTAATCTCAGGAGTTTAAGGCTGGATGGCCTTTTGCATTCTCTTCAAATACAAGGGGCTGCCCTTCCTTCATCTACCTCATTTCATTTCCTCCGGTCCCTCCTAGCATTTGTCCTGTCCACCTGAAAGGGTGGTTGTACCAGTCCCCCGTCCCATCCCgtcccgccccccgcccccctctctccccctctcccacctctgtctctccttctttccccacAAGCTTAAACCAATTACGCAGCTTTGCAAATAAAGTGCCGCCCCGGGGGGAGTTGCAGGCGAGGGGGACTGCCTTGTTTGCAGGTGCATCTCCGGCTTTGTAGGTGCGAACGCCTTTGTGCGGCGGACaaatggggagaggaggaggaggaggtgggtaCTTCTGCGACGTAAGATCCACATCAGCTCAACTCCACTCACATCCCAGCCGCACTTCCTCACTTTCTCAACTGTCTCGCCCCACACCGCTCCCTGCCTCCTTTTTGGCTGGTTATAGAGCAGAATTCAGTAACCCCCGCCCCTCCTGAGACCTGGCTTCCTGCTAGGTCGGGCTTTCGGGCTCTTTTCCTACTGCCCGTCGCTCGCTTGCAAAAAGGCTGGATGGTTACACCGGGCAGGTTGGCTCCATAATGTTAGGGACTGTGAAAATGGAAGGGCATGAAACCAGCGACTGGAACAGCTACTACGCCGACACTCAGGAGGTGAGTAAATCCCAGGGTCTGGCTTCGCTGATGCCCCTgtgcaggggaggggaggaccTGGGGGTGGCTAGGGGTCTGGAGGGGGCAGCAATCGGAGGAATCGGTTTGCAGTCCAGATCCTGCCAACGCAAACGTACCTCCCCCTCCCTCCGGCGCCGAAACTGGCTAGGCTTCcccaaggaaaacacagcttccAGGAGCCCTGGAGGCGTTTGGGGAAGACGCGGGGCGGCTGCAAGCCCGCCAGGAGGGCCGGGGGCCCGGGGGCTGCCCTTGATCTCATCTAAGAGGCGTAATCTTCTCTCGCGGCGCGCACAAAAGCACGCCGTAAACTCTTGGCTCGGGGCAGAGGACTCGCCGCGCCGCCGGCACCCGACTCCTTCCCGGCAGATGGCAAGGGCCGAGGGAGACGGACGCCAGCGCGTCCTGGTCGGAGGCAGCGCCTTCCCCGAGCTTCTCCGCGGGACCTCCCCCCTCTCTACTCGCCACCGCCGGGCCCTCACCTGTTAAAGCcgggggaaaggaaaggagggggaaaaccAGGCGTTTGTCCGTACTTTGCGGACGGGCTGCCTGCGGCGTGCGCTGCTGCCGCGGGCCGGCTGGCGGCGCTGCCGAGAGCCGGGCCGGGAGGGGGGCCCGCACCCGGACCCGCCGCCCCCCACCAGGACCCGGTCCAGACCGCGGCACCCCGGAGGCGCTGCCGCCCCCGCGCCTGTTTGACAGCGCCGTGCATAAAGAGGAGGAGAACTGGCCCAAGCACCCACAACTGCGGCGGAGGAGAGGGCCACGGCAGCGCCCGGAGCCTTCCCCGCGGCGCGGCCCTGTGGGGCCTGGGGTCCGCGCTGTGCCGCTGAGGTTCTGCAACGGGGGTCCCGGGAGAAGCCAGCGCCCGGCAGCACGGCCAGCAGCACGGCGGATTCCCGCCCGGGAAGGAGCCGTTTTGAGGAAGTGCGGCAGCGAGGCAGCACCTGGGTGTGCGCACCCGGGCATTGCATCAGCATACCCGGACACACGGCTCCATAGTCCCCACGCCTCGTCCCGCACCCGGAGCTGGCACACGCGCCCATAGGGCCACGCGGACACAGGCAGATACGTGTCACCAGGCTGGCATCTCCTTTAATAAAGGAAAGTCGGCTGAGGGCAAATAAGGGTCATCCTAATTACGTGCCGTTTCCAGACTCATTTTTCCTCGCTATACTCATTGTCCACAAACATAAAGTTAAACGAACTTCgcttttgctatttttttaaaacttcagtcttttctcctctcttgcCATTTAATTTGAATAGCTGCATGAATGCAAGGTGGGAAACTCAACCGCCTTCTACCATCTCAAATAATTAATGCGATCCTCTAAATCAAAAGTGCGGTTATAAGTTAGTGAAATTTGTGGAGATCAGAAatgaattttatatatttaaccGTTGCTTAAACCTCCTTTTCTTAGCCGTAGTTCGAGTAAACTGGGAACgtctttctctctcctcttaaATAAGATGCCATACCAGAAAGCACAATTTCGGGCTCTCCGACTCTGCCTTTTTTAAGAGTTGTGTTATGTGGTAGGGTGCTACAATTTTTTCCACGTCGTGCAATTGTAGGAAATCATCTCAGAGAGGAAAAGTTCAGGCTTTTCAGACTTTGGGAAAGTTTGGGTGCTTGattggttggttgattttttttttaattaaacttcaATTTAAAGACTGTTTTGATAGAAAATGTAGACAAGGGGGAAGCTTTCCGCAGATGAAACAGGCCGACATCGCCTGTTTGGTTTGGGTGAggggttttaaaattattttgcaacaAGACATTGTTGCATCTTGTATGTttcttagaaaagaaatttaaattagtGCAGGAAGGGAGAAATACGTGagatttttcttagaaaatgcCAGCAGTCTTTCTCCTTGGCGCAAACACTGTATGCCCATCCATTTCAATACTCTGATGAGTTTAAGTATTTAACTAGTGAGACAGGacacaaaaacaacaaaatacgGGAATGCTCCGGGGGAACACCTCCTCCCGGGGCAGTCTGAGCCCGCAGCCCGGCTCTGCGAGGGTGTGGAGCGGCTCCGGGAAGACAGTCGGTTCGTGCGCCCCGCTGATCCCGGTGCAGCCTGCACAAGCTGCGACACGCCGGTAAACCGGGAGCTCGTCCGGAGAGAGCACCCCCCGCTCCGTGTCtatttataaatgtatataaatatgaaatagaTCTTTTCATGACAACAGCTGCCTTTCCGTGCGGCTTTGGGGAAGCTTTTTCCCTGGTGTCGGGGAAGCGGCCGGCGTCCCGTAGCAGGACGTTTGCACGGCTGGCCGGGCCAGGCGGGCGGATCCGGCCCCTGCGAGGTCCTGCCACACCTCTCTCCCCTCTAACTCCGTCTCTTTGTCTCGCTGCCCTAGGCCTATTCCTCGGTGCCCGTGAGCAACATGAATTCGGGGCTGGGCTCCATGAACACCATGAACACCTACATGACCATGAACACCATGACGACAAGCGGCAACATGACCTCCAGCTCCTTCAACATGTCCTACGCCAATacggggctgggggctgggctGAGTCCCGGTGCCGTGGCCGGCATGCCGGCAGGCTCGGCGGGGCCCGTGAACGGCATGCCGGCCGGCGTGGCCGCCATGGGCACAGCGCTGAGCCCCGGCGGCATCAACGCCATGTCTGCCCAGCCGGCCCCCATGAACGGGCTGAGCCCCTACGGCGGCATGAACCCCTGCATGAGCCCCATGGCCTACACCCAGTCCAACCTCGGCAGGACACGGGACGCTAAGTCCTTCAAGCGGACCTACCCCCACGCCAAGCCGCCCTACTCCTACATCTCCCTCATCACCATGGCCATCCAGCAGGCACCCAGCAAGATGCTGACGCTGAGTGAGATCTACCAGTGGATCATGGACCTTTTCCCCTACTACCGACAGAACCAGCAGCGCTGGCAGAACAGCATCCGCCACTCGCTCTCTTTCAATGACTGTTTCGTCAAGGTGGCCCGCTCCCCCGACAAGCCCGGCAAGGGCTCTTATTGGACCCTGCACCCCGACTCCGGCAACATGTTTGAAAATGGCTGTTACCTCCGCCGGCAAAAGCGCTTCAAGTGCGAGAAGCCGGCGAACAGTAAAGCCACTCAGGAGGGTAGGAAAGATCAGGCCGGGGCCTCTAGTTCAAGCTCCAACTCCCCCCTGCACAGAGGCCACAACAAACCCGCACAGCTGGACACCACCAcctctctctccagctccaaCCCGTCCACCAGCCCCCAGTCTATGGACCACAGTGGATCAAGCACGGAGCTAAAGACGTCGGCCTCGGCCGCCTCCTCCACCATCAGCTCTGTACCCACCTTGGCCTCCGTCCCACACCCCCCTCACTCCTTAGCCCACGAACCTCAGCTCCACCTCAAGGGCGATCCCCACTACTCCTTCAACCACCCATTTTCCATCAACAACCTCATGTCCTCCtcggagcagcagcacaagctggACTTCAAAGCCTACGAGCAGGCGCTGCAATATTCCTCCTACGGGGCCAGCATCCCCGGCGGGCTGCCCCTGGGCAGCGCCTCCATGGCTGGCCGGAGCAGCATCGAGCCCTCGGCCCTAGAGCCCTCCTACTACCAAGGTGTGTATTCCAGACCCGTGCTAAACACCTCCTAGCTGTGCAACCCCCGCCACCAGGGCCGAGacccctcctccccttcctggCTTCTCTCTCCGCTTTCCCTGAGACAAACCAAGGTGTTTCTGCACGCTGCGTGCAAAGGACTGTTACTTTTAAATTGTCTCTCAACGCGTTGTGTGTTATGATCCACCACGACCTCCTGCAAAGCCGGCCGCATCCCGCTTGTACATactccctccagcccctgccgcccagcccctctccccggAGACCTCCCCAGCCTATGCAGGGtgttattaaaaagaagaaaaaaatgttgagcTTGTAAACTACTTGTTTGTGCTTTCCGCCCCCTCGTCTCCCTCCCTTATGTGTTCTATAATCTCATGTAAGTTTACAGGTATGTGGCAATACTTTAACAATACGGAGATGAAGAAGAGAGTAGAcatttaagacttttttttaattaaaaaggctTTGAAGGACAATACTGCTGTGAAGTAGCAAAACACTAAGAGAATCTCTAAGCAACAAGAGGACTATTTACTTTCTCGGATCATCCTTTTGATACTTGCAAAATAAACCTTCGGCTACTACAACCCGCATAAACCCGGATACTGCGGGCCGGATCCTGCACTCTCGAGGGGACCAACTGGAGCTTTGGAGTGCAGGATGCGACCCTTGTCTTTTTCCAAGTGTTACCTGTTTTGGGATGTAATATAAAGTTACAAGAGGTCACAGCCAGtcggatttttttttccttcccatctgTTACTGAAGATTCTAGTTCATCAGGAACTCTCATCAACATGTGAATGACATACTTATTTAATTTGTCTTCATTGTGTACCAGCTAGAACTGTGTATCTATAACCAGGttattttccccctcccctAGGAAACATTGACTATTACACTGATGCAAGGAAAAGAGGACAGCTCTGTCTCTCCCCCCTTTTCAAACTtgtctaatattttttttgtggcCGTTTAATTATTGCCATCGTTAGCTTATTTCATCCAGTGTTATTGCACTTTCCACAGTTTTACACGGTGTTAGCATAGCCAGAcgggttttattattattcctgtTCGCTGTTTCAATGTTCTTAATTTATTGCATGGtttatattgttttctttctttacagctggaaattgctttaaatgaccgtaaaaaaataattacacgtgaatttaagaaattttgttaattttataaatgtgattgtaattgaaaaaatattttgatttaaaacGATAACTGAGAATTTAATGCGTGAAGTATGTTTTTGATTATTTGCAGTTAAGGactttaaataaatcaaatgttATCAATTAAATACTTCTGctattttcttacaaaatttcTGGGGCGGGTTACGGAGGACGAAGCCGtgtgcaagaaaataaaaacgTAGCGCTTAAATGTGGATATGAAGAGGAAAGATTTGCACGGCCAGGCTTGTGCAAAGGGAAGGCGGGGGATGCGCCCGCAGGGTGTGTTTGTGGGCGCTGCGATGCCACCGGCCTGTGAGGCTGTGTGTGCGTGTGGTggtgtcctttttttttttccccctgattCACTGTGCTGGGATATGTTGAGGGATGGCAGGAAAAAGCATCCCGAGGCGATGTAACCTCCTCGGTGTTTTGCGGCCAGAGCTGCCGGGGCGGCGGCAGCCAGACTCGGCGTTTCCCCGCCGGACGGGACGACGCCCACTGGGAGCATCCCTAGGGCGGATCCACGCCGCTGCGGGCCGCTGGAAAGGCCCAGACCCCGTTTTGTAGTTCTGGCTCGGAACCGTCCGTCGGAACGACACCAGCAGCCGCGCTGGAGAGCTCTGGTCCCCAGCAACAGACGTTGTCGGGGGAGGAGAGTTTAAGTGTGAATGATTTCGCTGTGCCGAGCCCTGTTCGTGCACGGCCGCCAAATAAAAGAACCGTGTAATTCTCGTAATTATCACATAATTGCCCCCTGGTTGGTTAGGGACAGCGGCGACAAACTAAATTAAGGCTcgatttagaaaaaaaagccGAGCCAGCGTCCCAGAAATCTCACCACATTCCTCCAGCACTACCACCCAGCGAAAAAcgggaggaaaaaaaaagtcttgggAGAGCCCCTCTGCTTTTCGAGTGTGGCCGGATCAGCGATGATCCGGGTCGGAGATGCGCGCAGGGCTCTCCCGGCGACACGGAGCTGTCTCCCGCGTCATGTTGTGCGGGTGCTCTTGGTCGGGCGGGCATTTACTGCAGGTCCCCCCCGGCTACCTCATGCAGGTCCTGCAGCAGGGGGGAGGGGGTTCTGTCCCTGTCGCCGTGTGCGGCCGGTTACCCCATGGCCCGACTGTGTGGCACCTTCGCCTCTAAACGTCCCGAAATGGCAAACATCAACAGACCCCCCGCAGCCAGGGGCAGCTCGGGGCTGCTCGGCATCGAGTCTGGGCAGGCGGATCCTATCCAAAGTCCCGCTTCTGCCAAAAGGAGCTTCGTGAGACTCGAGAGAGGATGAAGCCAATTTTCAGCAGGACTTCACTTGTCTCCCACAGACTAGTCTACAGAGAATATGCCATTGCAGAGTGGAGACATTGATTTAATGCCTTGGGCTTATACACGGAAAATATCAATCGACCGATAGCGATAAGGCAGCAAGTTTCACATATCAGCTGAGGAGCACACACCGTGTGTAATGGAAATATTTGGGGCGTGGGTAATAAAAGCGTTTAAGCGGACCGGCTCGGCTCCAAACCTCTCAGAGATAAGGAGCGGAGCCTGTCACGAATGCAGCGTGTGCCCTTTCGCCACTCGCCACCGAGATTATATTCCTCCCCTTTCTTCTCGTAGGCAAATGGTGTCTGCGGTGGGCAATGAGCCACTGACAAGACATGGATGCAGCTCATGTTAAAAACTCGGGTCCCTGGCTCAAAGCACGCAGCATTCTGTGATCAGTTTAAGATTTGGAAATCAACAGCAGGGCGAAGGGTCCCGTTTTCCGTTCTGCTCCtagctgccctgctgctgctgcattaaTCCTGTGCTCAGGGAACCCCCAGCCAGAGTGCAAAAATAAGCTAAAAATGGGCTCCACAAGAAGAGGGT from Corvus cornix cornix isolate S_Up_H32 chromosome 5, ASM73873v5, whole genome shotgun sequence encodes:
- the FOXA1 gene encoding hepatocyte nuclear factor 3-alpha isoform X1; translated protein: MLGTVKMEGHETSDWNSYYADTQEAYSSVPVSNMNSGLGSMNTMNTYMTMNTMTTSGNMTSSSFNMSYANTGLGAGLSPGAVAGMPAGSAGPVNGMPAGVAAMGTALSPGGINAMSAQPAPMNGLSPYGGMNPCMSPMAYTQSNLGRTRDAKSFKRTYPHAKPPYSYISLITMAIQQAPSKMLTLSEIYQWIMDLFPYYRQNQQRWQNSIRHSLSFNDCFVKVARSPDKPGKGSYWTLHPDSGNMFENGCYLRRQKRFKCEKPANSKATQEGRKDQAGASSSSSNSPLHRGHNKPAQLDTTTSLSSSNPSTSPQSMDHSGSSTELKTSASAASSTISSVPTLASVPHPPHSLAHEPQLHLKGDPHYSFNHPFSINNLMSSSEQQHKLDFKAYEQALQYSSYGASIPGGLPLGSASMAGRSSIEPSALEPSYYQGVYSRPVLNTS
- the FOXA1 gene encoding hepatocyte nuclear factor 3-alpha isoform X2, with protein sequence MNSGLGSMNTMNTYMTMNTMTTSGNMTSSSFNMSYANTGLGAGLSPGAVAGMPAGSAGPVNGMPAGVAAMGTALSPGGINAMSAQPAPMNGLSPYGGMNPCMSPMAYTQSNLGRTRDAKSFKRTYPHAKPPYSYISLITMAIQQAPSKMLTLSEIYQWIMDLFPYYRQNQQRWQNSIRHSLSFNDCFVKVARSPDKPGKGSYWTLHPDSGNMFENGCYLRRQKRFKCEKPANSKATQEGRKDQAGASSSSSNSPLHRGHNKPAQLDTTTSLSSSNPSTSPQSMDHSGSSTELKTSASAASSTISSVPTLASVPHPPHSLAHEPQLHLKGDPHYSFNHPFSINNLMSSSEQQHKLDFKAYEQALQYSSYGASIPGGLPLGSASMAGRSSIEPSALEPSYYQGVYSRPVLNTS